The proteins below come from a single Gossypium raimondii isolate GPD5lz chromosome 2, ASM2569854v1, whole genome shotgun sequence genomic window:
- the LOC105788391 gene encoding homeobox-leucine zipper protein HAT5, with translation MAGGRVYPSNNDTTDGVPNNLSVLLQNQRLHPLFIPGSSPSPSFLGTRSMVSFEDSLKTNRPKRSIFKMFDEQENGYDEYLEECFHQPKKRRLTVDQIQFLEKSFEVDNKLEPERKIQLAKDLGLQPRQVAIWFQNRRARWKTKQLEKDYDTLLAMYNSLKADYDDLLKEKDKLKEEVLQLTDKLQTKENERRNSEFSDVKPLLLQEPSQKPIVVSMAACKQEDIDSDNIPQYYSDEFHSSLLEAADSSYPFEPDQSDLSQDEEDSLHPPASLSNFGFPVEDHPFWSWTY, from the exons ATGGCGGGCGGGAGGGTCTATCCTAGTAATAATGATACCACTGATGGCGTTCCTAACAATCTCTCTGTTTTGCTTCAAAATCAAAGGCTTCATCCCCTTTTCATTCCAGgctcttctccttctccttcttttCTTG GGACAAGATCGATGGTGAGCTTTGAAGATTCCCTTAAAACAAACAGGCCCAAAAGATCAATTTTCAAGATGTTTGATGAACAAGAGAATGGATATGATGAGTATTTAGAAGAGTGTTTTCATCAACCTAAGAAAAGACGGCTAACTGTTGACCAAATCCAGTTTCTAGAGAAGAGTTTCGAGGTCGACAACAAGCTCGAACCTGAAAGGAAAATTCAACTGGCTAAAGACCTTGGGTTACAACCCAGGCAAGTTGCCATATGGTTTCAGAACCGCCGTGCACGGTGGAAAACAAAGCAGCTGGAGAAAGACTATGACACTTTGCTAGCCATGTATAATAGCCTCAAGGCTGACTATGATGATCTCCTCAAGGAAAAAGATAAACTAAAAGAAGAG GTTCTTCAACTCACAGATAAGTTGCAAACGAAAGAAAATGAGCGAAGGAACTCAGAATTTTCTGATGTGAAGCCATTATTATTACAAGAACCATCACAAAAGCCAATTGTTGTTTCAATGGCAGCCTGTAAACAAGAAGATATTGACTCCGACAATATCCCACAATATTACAGTGATGAGTTTCATTCTTCACTGTTGGAGGCTGCTGATTCATCTTACCCTTTCGAACCAGACCAGTCTGATTTATCACAAGATGAAGAAGATAGCTTACATCCTCCTGCAAGTTTGTCTAATTTTGGTTTCCCTGTTGAAGATCATCCTTTCTGGTCTTGGACTTATTAA